The following DNA comes from Microbacterium foliorum.
GCGTGTACTGCAGGATCAGGACCGCTCCCTGCTGCTCGCCGGCCATGAAGTCGAGTCGCCCCCAGCGGAGCGGACCCGTGTCGGACGACTCCAGCGCGCCCGAGGATGCCTCCGCGCCGAGCAGACGACTCACGAGCGCCTCGCCACCTGCGACAGTGGACAGGTCGATGGCCTGCGGGACGTCGCCGGCGTCTCCGGCATCCGCACGACCGTTCGCGATCGCGGTCACCTGTCCGTCGACGGCCGCGATCACCACCTCGTCCTCGTGCGCCGACTGGCGGGCCAGGTACTCCGTGAGCATCTCCTCGGCAGAGGAATAGGCCCCGGCTGCGGAATCCTCCGCGAAGCGGGAGAACTCGGCCGCCTCCTGCTCGATCTCGGAGTTCGCGGCCTGCTCGACGCTGGCGAGGAAGATGCTCCGTCCCATGAGTCCCACCGCGATGAGCGTGATCAGTGTGCTGAGGACGATCCACAGCGTGATCCTCCATCGAGCCGGCAGCGTGCGCGGACGCAGCGTGCGCAGCGGCGCGCCGTCGCGAGACGCGCGGGCGGGGGTGTCGTCAGATCGGGTGGGCTGCGGCGCCGGCTGATCGATGATGTCGATCGGCAGGGTGGGCGCATCAGTCATCATCGCCGCCGTCGTCGTCGTCGTCGTCATCGTCGTCTCCGACCTGCGGGGCTGGTGCCGGGGCGGGCACTGGCGCGGGTGCCGGGGCGGGCGCCGGCACGGGGGCGACGGGTGTCGTCGGCTGCGGTGCGGCAGGGGCGCTCGGCTCGGCGGAGGGCGCCAACTGCACGACGACCGGCTTCGTGGGTATCTGCGGCGACGGAGGCGTCTGCGCCAGGGCGATGCTGCCTGCCGCGAAGATCACCGGCACGGCGATCAGGGCACCCGGTATCAGGAGTCGTCGTAGGTCGGTCATGCCACCATGATGCCGGTCGATCATGATGCCACGATGAGCCGCAGATGAAGATCGCTTCATCTGCGGGCGAAAGGACCGCCCTCAGTCCTTCTTCTTGCGCCCTTTGATGGCCTTCATCGCCATCTGCACCGCGATGACCACGAGGTATGCCGCGAACAGCATGTTTCCGACGGTCGGGTCGATCAGCGTGGCCAGCCACGCGCCGAGCGCGGTGGTCGTGCAGGCGGAGACTCCCACGATCGCGGCGGCCAGCAGGTCGACGTTGCGGTTGCGCAGGTTGCCGATCGTGCCCGAGATCGCGGTGGGGATCATCATGAGCAGCGACGTGCCCTTGGCGACGAGATCGCTCGTGCCGAACGCGAGCATCAGGATCGGCACGACGATCACCCCGCCGCCGACGCCGATGAGCCCGGCGAGGATGCCGGTGGCGACGCCGACGAACACAAGGGCGAGCCCGTTGAGCAGCTGCAGCTCGAATTCCGCGTCGCGCGACGGCACGACCAGGAACAGGCTCACGATGACGACCACGAGGAAGCCGACGAAGAACCAGCGCAGCACCGTCTGCGAGATCTTCGGCAGCATCCGGGTGCCGATCTGCGCGCCGACGACGGAGCCCGCTGCGAGGATCAACGCGGGGATCCAGGCGACCGAGTCGTTGATCGCGTACGAGATGACGCCCACCGTCGCCGTCGGGACGATCGCCGCGAGCGACGTGCCGGCGCCGAGCCGCTGATTGAAGTGCAGGAAGAGCACGAGCAGCGGCACGATCACCGTGCCACCCCCGACGCCGAAGAGGCCGGAGAGGAGGCCCGCGATCAGGCCGATGCCGATGAATGCCGTATAGGCGCGAGGCCCTCTGCTCAGGGTCTCTGCATCAGTCACCGGATCAGCCTACTCGCAAGGTCGCTCCCCTACTCGCTCCGCGCTGCGGACGGCCGGGGTCCTGGCTCCCGGCGGGAAAGAACCCTGGGACTCGGTCTCCTCCTGTGCGACACTGGATCGCATCAGACGGCGTCGTCGATGACCCGGATCGAAGGAGATCTCATGGTGCGCAGCTCTTATCCCGATGTCGAGATCCCGGCGGTCTCGATCCACGACTTCCTGTTCGGCGACGTCGAGGAGGGCCGCCTCGATGCGATCGCGATCGTCGACGGCGTCAGCGGTTCGACCACGACCTATCGGCAGCTGATCGCGCAGATCGACCTGTTCGCCGGGGCCCTCGCCGCACGCGGAGTGGGCGTCGGAACCACGGTGGGCGTCCTGTGCCCCAACATCCCCGCGTTCGCGACCGCCTTCCACGGCATCCTCCGCGCAGGCGCGACGGCGACCACGATCAACTCCCTCTACACGCCCGATGAGATCGCGAATCAGCTGACGGATGCCGAGGCGACGTGGCTCATCACCGTCTCACCGCTGCTCCCCGGGGCGAGCGCGGCCGCAGCCGCGGTGGGTCTCGACGACGACCACGTGATCGTCCTCGACGGCGCAGACGGGCATCCGTCGCTTCCCGCCCTGCTCGGCGAGGGCCGCACCGCGCCCGAGGTGAGTTTCGACCCGGCGACGCATCTGGCCGTGCTTCCCTATTCCTCAGGGACCACCGGTCGCCCCAAGGGCGTCATGCTCACGCACCGCAATCTGATCGCCAATGTCAGCCAGTGCCGCTCCACGATCTCGCTCGGCGCCGACGATCGCGTGCTCGCCGTCCTGCCGTTCTTCCACATCTACGGCATGACGGTGCTGCTGAACTTCGCGCTGCGCCAGCGCGCGGCCCTGGTCACGATGCCCCGGTTCGATCTCACGGACTTCCTTCGCGTCGTCCAGGAGCACCGGACCAGCTGGGTCTTCATCGCGCCGCCGATCGCCGTCGCCCTCGCGAAGCACCCGCTCGTCGACCAATACGACACGTCGGCGATCAAGGTCATCTTCTCGGGCGCCGCGCCCCTCGACGGCACTCTGGCATCGGCGGTGGCGACCCGCCTCGGCTGCACGGTGTGCCAGGGATACGGCATGACCGAGACGAGTCCGGTCACCCATGCGATCCCCTACGACCGACCGGACATCGATCGGTCATCAGTCGGCATGTTGCTCGCCGACACCGAGGCGCGGCTCGTCGCAGAAGACGGCACCGACGTCGTCGCACCGGAAGACGGTGCAAGCGAACCGGGCGAGCTGCTGATCCGTGGCCCTCAGGTGATGGCCGGCTATCTGAACAGGCCCGATGCCACGGCCGAGATGCTCGACTCCGACGGCTGGCTGCACACCGGCGACGTCGCGACCGTGACGCACGACGGCATCTTCCGCATCGTCGATCGCCTCAAAGAGCTCATCAAGTACAAGGGCTACCAGGTGGCACCGGCAGTGCTCGAAGCGGTGCTGCTCGAGCATCCGTCCATCGCCGATGCGGCTGTCATCGCCGCGCCCGACGCAGACGGGCAAGAGGTGCCGAAGGCGTTCGTGGTGGTGCAGCCGGGAGCGCAGCTCGACGCGGATGCCGTGATGGCGCACGTGGCCGCGTATGTCGCACCTCACGAGAAGGTGCGACAGGTCGAGTTCATCGACGCGATTCCGAAATCGGCATCCGGGAAGATCCTGCGCAAGGATCTGCGCTCGCGCTGACTCCGGAGTCGCAGCAACGAAGAAGCCCGCCGTCCCTTTCGGGGCGGCGGGCTTCATCGTACGAGCGAGGTGCTTACTCGGACTTCTTCTCGACAGCGTCCTCGGCGGCAGCCTCGGCTGCCTCTCCCTCGGCCTGCGACTCGGCACCGGCGTCGGTGGTCTCCTCGACGGGAGCCTCCTCAGCGGGAGCCTCCTCGACGACCTCGGCGGGCTTCTCAGCCTTGGCAGCCTTCTTGGTGGACTTCGCCTTGGGAGCGACGGGCTCGAGAACGAGCTCGATCACTGCCATGGGGGCGTTGTCACCCTTGCGGTTGCCGACCTTCGTGATGCGGGTGTAGCCGCCCTCACGGTCTGCGACGAGCGGGGCGATCTCGGTGAACAGCACGTGTCCGGCGTCCTTGTTGGAACGCAGCACGGTCATCGCACGACGACGCGCGTGCAGGTCGCCGCGCTTGCCGAGGGTGATGAGACGCTCAGCGAGCGGACGCAGGCGCTTGGCCTTGGTCTCGGTCGTCTTGATCGACTTGTGGATGAAGAGCTGTGCCGCCATGTTGGCAAGCAGCAGGCGCTCGTGTGCGGGGCCGCCTCCGAGGCGGGGACCCTTAGTGGGCTTGGGCATATCTAGCTCCTGGTCAGGAAAGGTCGGGTCAGCTGGCCTCTGCCAGATGACAATCCGGGTGGGTCAGAAGGACTCGTCTTCGCTGCCGCCGTAGAAGTGGGCGCCGTCGAAACCGGGCACCGAATCCTTGAGCGACAGACCGAGCGAGATGAGCTTGTCGCGCACCTCGTCGACCGACTTCTGGCCGAAATTGCGGATGTTCATGAGCTGCGTCTCCGACAGGGCGACGAGCTCGGAAACAGTGTTGATGCCCTCACGCTTCAGGCAGTTGTACGAGCGGACCGAGAGGTCGAGGTCCTCGATCGGCATCGACAGCTCGCTGGAGTTGACTGCCTCCACCGGTGCCGGGCCGATCTCGATGCCCTCAGCCTCGACGTTCAGCTCGCGAGCGAGACCGAACAGCTCGGTGAGCGTCTTCGCAGCCGAAGCGACGGCGTCACGCGGGCTGATGGCGGACTTGGTCTCGACGTCGAGGACGAGCTTGTCGAAGTCGGTGCGCTCACCCGCACGGGTGGCGTCGACGCGGTAGCTGACCTTGAGCACCGGCGAGTAGATCGAGTCGATCGGGATCTGACCGGCCTCGGCGTACTCGTTGCGGTTCTGCGTCGCCGAGACGTAGCCACGGCCACGCTCGATCGTGAGTTCGAGCTCGAACTTCGCGGTCTCGTTGAGCGTCGCGATGACGAGCTCGGGGTTCTGGACCTCGACACCGGCCGGAGCCGAGATGTCAGCGGCGGTCACTTCGCCCGAACCGGTCTTGCGCAGGTAAGCGGTGATGGGCTCGTCGCGCTCCGACGAGACCACGAGCTGCTTGATGTTGAGGATGATCTCGGTGACATCCTCCTTCACGCCGGGGATGGTGCTGAACTCGTGCAGCACGCCGTCGATGCGAACGCTGGTGACCGCGGCGCCGGGGATCGACGACAGCAGGCTGCGACGAAGCGCATTGCCGATCGTGTATCCGAAGCCGGGCTCCAGAGGCTCGATGATGAACCGGCTACGGTTCTCGACGATCTTTTCCTCGGTCAGTGTGGGACGCTGTGCAATAAGCACTCTGTGTTCCTTTCGATCACATGCCCGCTATATGACATGTGGTGGGGTGAGGTTTTGAGTTTTGGGAGTCGATGCCCGCGCTGGCGGGCGTCGAGCCGCTCGACCCCGAAGGGCCGAGCGGCTCAACAAGCCGGGTCAGACGCGGCGACGCTTCGGCGGGCGGCAACCGTTGTGCGCCTGCGGGGTGACGTCCTGGATCGAGCCGACCTCGAGGCCGGCGGCCGTCAGCGAACGGATCGCGGTCTCACGACCCGAGCCCGGTCCCTTGACGAAGACGTCGACCTTCTTGACGCCGTGCTCCTGTGCCTGACGGGCAGCCGACTCGGCGGCCAGACCAGCGGCGTAGGGGGTCGACTTGCGCGAGCCCTTGAAGCCCACGCCACCCGACGATGCCCAGCTGATGACAGCGCCGGACGGGTCGGTGATCGAAACGATGGTGTTGTTGAACGTCGACTTGATGTGGGCATGGCCCAGCGCGATGTTCTTCTTTTCCTTGCGGCGCGGCTTGCGCGCGGCGGCCTTGGGTGCAGCCATGAAAGTGTTCTCCTAGTCCCTGGGGGCCGCGCTTAGCGGGCCTTCTTCTTGCCTGCGACGGTGCGCTTCGGGCCCTTGCGGGTACGGGCGTTGGTCTTGGTGCGCTGACCACGGACCGGGAGGCCACGACGGTGGCGGACGCCCTCGTAGGAGCCGATCTCGACCTTGCGGCGGATGTCTGCGGCGACCTCGCGGCGCAGGTCACCCTCCACCTTGTAGTTGCCTTCGATGTAGTCGCGGAGGGTGATCAGCTGCTCATCGCTGAGGTCCTTCACGCGGATGCTCTCGTCGATCTCTGTAGCCTTGAGGATCTCGACCGAGCGGGTACGGCCGACGCCGTAGATGTAGGTAAGGGCGATCACCACGCGCTTATCGCGCGGGATGTCAACGCCGGCAAGACGTGCCATGCGGTTCTCCTGAGATTGGTAGAGGTGTGGAGCAGGATCGGTGCTCGGGCCTCTGTCCCGAGGTGTCAGTCCCGTGGGCCGTTGAGCCTGTCGAAACGTCTGATCCTGCCGTTGTGTGTATTGAGTTGTGAGTCAGATCCGAAGAGTCCGCCGGCACGGCCGGCGGGCACTCAGCCCTGGCGCTGCTTGTGGCGCGGGTTGCTCTTGCAGATGACCATGACGCGGCCGTGACGGCGGATCACCTTGCAGTGATCGCACATGGGCTTGACGCTGGGGTTGACCTTCATGATGTTTCCTATTCGCTGTCTTCACCGGGCAGGCTGAATGCCTGGGGTGTTACTTCTCGACCGATCAGCGGTAGCGGTAGACGATTCGTCCACGGGTCAGGTCGTAGGGGCTGAGCTCCACGACCACACGGTCTTCGGGGATGATGCGGATGTAGTTCTGCCGCATCTTGCCTGAGATCGTTGCAAGGACCTTGTGTCCGTTGGAGAGCTCAACGCGGAACATCGCGTTGGGCAGAGCCTCGGAGATCACGCCCTCGATCTCGATGACACCGTCTTTCTTAGCCATAGCCTCGCTGACGCTTCTGCAGACCGGTCGATCTGCGGTGGGTGATTGGATTGCGGTACTTCTGCCGATTCAGACACGCCGAATCAAGGCGCAAGGCACCAAGGATCTATGTTATCCGACAACGGGAGTTCCGGCAACCTGAGCAGGATGCCGGAACTCCCGTTATGCGAACGATGCGGATCAGCCGAGGATCTTGGCGAACTCGGTGGCGATCTCGCTGTTGTCGATGCGGGTGCCGTTGATCTCGACGGTCGGCGTTCCCGAGATCTCGTGCACCTGTGTCTGCGACTCGACGAACTTGTTGTAGGTGCCGTCGGCGATGCAGTCCGCAGCGGCGCCGGCTCCGGCCTGCTCGGCGAGAGCGCTCAGCTCGTCGGCGCTGAGCCCGGCGGAGTTCTCCTCCGGCTGGTTCGCGAACAGCAGGTTGAAGTAGTCGAGGGTGGAGTCGGGAGCCTCTTCGGCGACACAGTACATCGAGCCGGCCGACAGCGAGGAGAATTCGCCCGTCGTGGAGAGGCGGTTGAGGATCGACACCGGGTGGATGTTCAGCGTGATCTGATTGTCAGCCGCGGCGGCCTGCAGCTGCTCGCCGTAGACGTCCTCGAACTGGCCGCACACGGGGCACATGAAGTCGACGTACGTGTCGATCTCGTCCTCGCCCGTTCCGAACGAGATCGCGCCGGTCTCTTCGTTGACGATGGTGCTCTCCGGGGCCGTGCCGGGGGCGGTGGCCTGATTGTTCAGGAACACGACGAAGAATGCCAGCACGGCCAGCACGACCACCACTGCCGCCGAGACGCCGATCACGAACCAGTTGGTGTTGCTCTTCGCGGCTGCCATTGCTTTCCGTTTCTGTCGAGGCCTGCCCGCGGCGGGCCCGGCCTGAAGTCTTCGGGTGCACGCGCACCCATACACCCATTCTGCCCGGAGAAACCTATGTGCGCGTTGTGACTCTCTCCCGCTCATACGGGGCCCGCCCGGCCGCCGCTGATTCGCGAGACCCGCATCCGTGCACGAGACCCACGTTCGCACCGTGGGTCTCGCCCCGCAAGGTAGGTCTCGCGCGGCTCCACACTTCCACTCGGCATGAGACCCGCATCCGTGCACGAGACCCACGTTCGCACCGTGGGTCTCGCCCCGCAATGCAGGTCTCACCCGCAATCCAGGTCTCGCCCCGCAATGCAGGTCTCGCGCGGCTCCACACTTCCACTCGGCATGAGACCCGCATACGTGCACGAGACCCACGGACAGGCCACGGGTCTGACGCCGCAAAGTAGGTCTCCTGTTGTGCGCGGTGCGCACGACCTGCGTGCGCACTCCGGCGACCACGAACGGCTCCTGCACCGCGCAGCATCCAGGAGCACTCGCCCACAGCATCCGGGTCGATCCGTGCACTCGTCTGCCCACGCCCCGACTCAGCGGAGAGGATGCAGCTGTGCAGACTCTCGCCGATCGCGCCTTCGTGACCTCGCCCGTGCCATTGATCGTGAGTGCCGAGATGCGG
Coding sequences within:
- a CDS encoding sulfite exporter TauE/SafE family protein produces the protein MTDAETLSRGPRAYTAFIGIGLIAGLLSGLFGVGGGTVIVPLLVLFLHFNQRLGAGTSLAAIVPTATVGVISYAINDSVAWIPALILAAGSVVGAQIGTRMLPKISQTVLRWFFVGFLVVVIVSLFLVVPSRDAEFELQLLNGLALVFVGVATGILAGLIGVGGGVIVVPILMLAFGTSDLVAKGTSLLMMIPTAISGTIGNLRNRNVDLLAAAIVGVSACTTTALGAWLATLIDPTVGNMLFAAYLVVIAVQMAMKAIKGRKKKD
- a CDS encoding AMP-binding protein, with amino-acid sequence MVRSSYPDVEIPAVSIHDFLFGDVEEGRLDAIAIVDGVSGSTTTYRQLIAQIDLFAGALAARGVGVGTTVGVLCPNIPAFATAFHGILRAGATATTINSLYTPDEIANQLTDAEATWLITVSPLLPGASAAAAAVGLDDDHVIVLDGADGHPSLPALLGEGRTAPEVSFDPATHLAVLPYSSGTTGRPKGVMLTHRNLIANVSQCRSTISLGADDRVLAVLPFFHIYGMTVLLNFALRQRAALVTMPRFDLTDFLRVVQEHRTSWVFIAPPIAVALAKHPLVDQYDTSAIKVIFSGAAPLDGTLASAVATRLGCTVCQGYGMTETSPVTHAIPYDRPDIDRSSVGMLLADTEARLVAEDGTDVVAPEDGASEPGELLIRGPQVMAGYLNRPDATAEMLDSDGWLHTGDVATVTHDGIFRIVDRLKELIKYKGYQVAPAVLEAVLLEHPSIADAAVIAAPDADGQEVPKAFVVVQPGAQLDADAVMAHVAAYVAPHEKVRQVEFIDAIPKSASGKILRKDLRSR
- the rplQ gene encoding 50S ribosomal protein L17; protein product: MPKPTKGPRLGGGPAHERLLLANMAAQLFIHKSIKTTETKAKRLRPLAERLITLGKRGDLHARRRAMTVLRSNKDAGHVLFTEIAPLVADREGGYTRITKVGNRKGDNAPMAVIELVLEPVAPKAKSTKKAAKAEKPAEVVEEAPAEEAPVEETTDAGAESQAEGEAAEAAAEDAVEKKSE
- a CDS encoding DNA-directed RNA polymerase subunit alpha, whose translation is MLIAQRPTLTEEKIVENRSRFIIEPLEPGFGYTIGNALRRSLLSSIPGAAVTSVRIDGVLHEFSTIPGVKEDVTEIILNIKQLVVSSERDEPITAYLRKTGSGEVTAADISAPAGVEVQNPELVIATLNETAKFELELTIERGRGYVSATQNRNEYAEAGQIPIDSIYSPVLKVSYRVDATRAGERTDFDKLVLDVETKSAISPRDAVASAAKTLTELFGLARELNVEAEGIEIGPAPVEAVNSSELSMPIEDLDLSVRSYNCLKREGINTVSELVALSETQLMNIRNFGQKSVDEVRDKLISLGLSLKDSVPGFDGAHFYGGSEDESF
- the rpsK gene encoding 30S ribosomal protein S11 — protein: MAAPKAAARKPRRKEKKNIALGHAHIKSTFNNTIVSITDPSGAVISWASSGGVGFKGSRKSTPYAAGLAAESAARQAQEHGVKKVDVFVKGPGSGRETAIRSLTAAGLEVGSIQDVTPQAHNGCRPPKRRRV
- the rpsM gene encoding 30S ribosomal protein S13, whose product is MARLAGVDIPRDKRVVIALTYIYGVGRTRSVEILKATEIDESIRVKDLSDEQLITLRDYIEGNYKVEGDLRREVAADIRRKVEIGSYEGVRHRRGLPVRGQRTKTNARTRKGPKRTVAGKKKAR
- the rpmJ gene encoding 50S ribosomal protein L36; its protein translation is MKVNPSVKPMCDHCKVIRRHGRVMVICKSNPRHKQRQG
- the infA gene encoding translation initiation factor IF-1, encoding MAKKDGVIEIEGVISEALPNAMFRVELSNGHKVLATISGKMRQNYIRIIPEDRVVVELSPYDLTRGRIVYRYR
- a CDS encoding DsbA family protein; amino-acid sequence: MAAAKSNTNWFVIGVSAAVVVVLAVLAFFVVFLNNQATAPGTAPESTIVNEETGAISFGTGEDEIDTYVDFMCPVCGQFEDVYGEQLQAAAADNQITLNIHPVSILNRLSTTGEFSSLSAGSMYCVAEEAPDSTLDYFNLLFANQPEENSAGLSADELSALAEQAGAGAAADCIADGTYNKFVESQTQVHEISGTPTVEINGTRIDNSEIATEFAKILG